ATAGTAGCTATCGTCAGCATGATGATGGCTAGAACTTctggaaataaaaggaaattgtGACGAAACATGTGCGAATTATCATGTTTTTAGTAttttcggtgttttttttgtagacatTGCAAACTAGTTTTCGCCAATATTGACGCATAATCCAATTTTGGGACAATTTCCCGGATAAAGAGTTGTGAGGAGgaagcatttaaaaaaatctctcggACTAGAAGATcaagttcaagaaaaaatcacctgGATCTTGACTGGATCCATCATACATCAAAGGAAAAGTTTGTATAGGTTAGGCGAGATCACTAATGTGTGAGAAGCTTTCTAAGGACGTATTCATTATTGGGTTTACTTTCGCGCAaacttattgattgattgcgTAAATTGATAAGATTATTGATTTACCTCTGCTAACCTCATCATCCAAAGCTGAGAAAGGTGAATTTTTGCCTGTTTTATCTCTCATGGATAAATTCAACTATGAATGGTTTTTCGAAACGAAACCCTACAAGCTAAAGGCGTCCACGGTCACGTTCGACCGCGCCACCGCAGTCCTCATGGGACTATGGCAAAGCAAATGGGAAAGGGGGCGTGAATCAGGTAAAATTTGTCCAAAGGTTGTGACATCGCTGTCAGAAGAATCAGCTACATAAGTACCAAGAATTAACTTCTGTTTAGAATGTGTTAAGGAGCGGacgtagcgcaatcggtacgAGGTTCAgctgtctacacgatcgatgatcggaggttcgaatccgccctagcgctcaccaaacctttcatcgctcggggtcgataaattggtaccagacttgtctgggaggataaaaccactgacttgacacatcggctggccaccgcaagtcatagTTATCCACTAATTTCTATTACATAGACGATCGAGGATAGGAAATGTAGTGGGAATGGTAAAAATTCAGTAATATCTGGTAGACTGAACACAAGTTCCAGGAACAATTCTAGGATATGCacttaaaaaggaagaataatTGAGAGGTTCCAGACGTTTTCCTAGAGAAAGAATAAATAGGCGGCTTTGTGAAAAAGTTCTttataaattgaaaattcctaAACgttgttttaaaagaaagcagaaattgaCCGCCTTATAAGAAAGTCTTTTATAAAAGGAAACGTTTTAAACGGTTGTcctaaaagaaagaagaaatcgaCAGTTTTATAAAGTGGTTGTGTCGCTGTTTGTTACAGCGTACGATTGACGGCGACAGTAAGAACAGGTTTCTTTTGGTACTTTATTGTCTTAGACATCGTTAGGTAAACGGAAACGCCGCGATGACTCATGGATCATTTGGTCGACGGCAAGGTTCACCCGAGTGTCGAGTCGTAGGCTAAAAATACAACAACTCTCGGGAAATCTCAAGCAAACCATTTTATTCGATCAGTGTAGAGGTTTTCGATAATTATTGTATAGTTCGTCTATAGTCTGTCGACAGTTTGAATTCTAAACATGAACAGCTTTCTTTTGATGTAGAATCTTCTCAGCCACTCCTATGTAGTAGACAGTTTGAGCGATTGCAAATAACGGTGCTATGACCATTACTCGACAGGCGGCACCTTTGAATAGTGCTTGTGGGCCTTCTTTTCGGAGaattttcctgagaaaaaaaaatgaattgcaTAACAAAATTGGGCTCTTAGATGCAACCAACACCTCAAAATCGCCTAcctaaattacaaaaattattcGACAAGATAGTTAGTGTGCGCTACAAATTACTGTCGcacaaaatatgcaaaaaaaaaacttcaaaaaaaataaaaaaaaatgaataatgataaacaacaaataataaataataaaatatggtTGCATTCCACTCTGAGGTACAAGTCAAAGAAATGCAGTGGTTGAGTTTCCAGCTTTACTGCATCACAACATATTTATATAATGAGATCCCGTGTGCTCGTGTTGACGTGTACAAGTAAAAAGAGacgaagaataaataaataaataaacaaataataataataaatgaaaaatagacgAGCGCTGTAAACTCGTCCTCATACAGGTTGAGACAATAGGTCTTTGACAGTCATTCTTTAAAGCAGTCCTTAATTTTAAGTGACTTAAAATTGGTATTTATTCTAAGTGAATTCATGCTCTTAGAACTCATAGAAACTTAGAAGGCACTATTTCTGAAGGTGTGGCCtttaaatataaacaaattctACAAGATAATTCCAATTTAGAccaaaaagtttaaaaaagatcTTACACAAATGCTTCCGGCATATTCTTGCAAGTCATATCATGAGGtccttttttaattgtttgtaTTCTGGTCTTTATTACTGAAATAGGGTACTATTTAGCGAATTAGCTACATCACTGAACTTCACGACAAAGTGATGTGTCCTTACAATTACATcaagttaaaaaaagtaagtactTAGTGCAATAGTGCGTGGACCATTTCCTGTGTACACAGAAGAAATGGCGAAGTTTTTGGACGGCGGGAAGTTATAACGAGGGTACTGTTAATCACAGATGAGAGGTTGGTGATTAAAGTCCGAGGAGTTTAGGAGCAGGTACTTCCAGATCTACATAGTGATCTGATTCCAACATAAAAGAAATATCgagttcttttcttattcattttgcATCTCTTATCCAATAGCACTTACAGTTTACATATTATGTCACCAGTCTTAACTCTTACAAGAAATTTTCGACAAAGACATTCTCAGAAACAACGTGCATGCTTTTAAGTGGTAAGATATGAATTAATTTGAAGTTATTGGCTACTTACTCCTTACATCTGTTTACCAGCCATCCTTTAACAGTTGTTTTACAAGTATGTGCCAAAAACAGGCACGAACGAATGGGAGTTTTACGATCTATGGCACATGTGCAGAATTGGATTGATCAGACTGTGCACTTCTTGGTGTTAAGATCGCTTGATATCGATTGAAAATGATCATATTTCATCCGCTGTTAAAGTGAATCACGAAGTAAAGTCGTTTAAGGTACAGAGACGCTGAAGAATTCAAAGATAGTATACGAAGACGCCAACAGGTTTAAGAGTTGCAGGGATCAATCGATGAGAGCAAAAACAGATCACAGCATTTGGCTATTGTACTGTATAATAGTATCAATCTTGCTAATTTCAGCTgctatttgaaaattattcggTGCTGCTGAAAGACTAGAATAAGGCCTTTCTCTGCACCTGAACCATCCGTAAGAAGTAGGTCCCATGACCGACAACCTATGAACTGCGTTGTATTAGCTTCCCCCTTAGATTCTATCTTTGTGTGATCTTTCGGAAATGATTTCACAAGTTAGCATTGCTTCTGAGGCATTACAAGAGTGTTTCTATATCAACGGGAAAGAAACATAACATGAAACGTTGTCTTAAGGAATAGGAtccaaaaagaagaggaataaTAAACGCCTACCATCGAGTGGAGTAACCATAAACGATGAGAATGCTCCAGCAGCCAGTCCAGCGCAGAATGATGTCCAGAATACAGCATCTCCACTACCGTCTTTCTTCCGTGGTCCCTAAATCAAACCTGCATCGCTTCTGTTCTTCGATCTTATTTCAAGAAGTAAAATACCAGCGAATCTAAGTAGGCAAACAACGGAAAGTACATCGAAGAAAACGTGACGTCACGAGCAAAAGTTGGACCGAGGCCTCTGGAAGAAAGAAACGCGCGAATGGTTATGATTTTCACCGAGGATTTCACGCTCGAAAGGTTCCGAATTTCAGACATAGTTGATCAATCAGCAGAAATTTATAAAGTCAGCTCACTTGTACAGTCCAGCTATACCATGTTTTCTTAAAAGCTGCATCGATACGCCGAGCGCTGTCATCTTTCTCGCacctttttctaaaattccaaTCAGACCTTAAACTTTGAATACGCTCTTATCAGTAATTTTTGTCTCACCATGAGTCCTTCCCTGATCCTGTAGTTGGATTTTCAATAATTCCATAGGTGTAGTCACACTAATCTGAAGCGCACCTGCTAGCCCTCCAGCAATCATCCCCCGAGAAGTCGAAAGCTTTCTGAAGACCTCGACAAGAATTAGATCATCTTTAAGTAATAGCACTACTACCAACTTTTGTCCAGGAACCCCTAAATGATAGCGGAAGAAATCATTCGCAACCAGCTTGATTGCTTTTTCTGGAGTGATTAAGGCGATATTTACGGCAGATCCCGAGTAGAGAGCTCGAACCTAAGAAGAACCATTGAGGATATATTCATTACCTGCGGAGAAAGTTAGAGAGTTCAAACATATTTTAGATCTATGAGGttcttaattaaaaaaaaaaacacgtacaCACACAAAGTGGTGAATGCTGCGACAACAGTACATTACGTACCTTCGAAAACACTGATCTTCCGCCGGACTTCCATGTCTGTTTCGCACAATCCATTCTAAAGACTCAACAAGACATCGGAGGTACGGGGGTCAAACCGACTCGAAGCTCaatgcagctgcgtaagcggccacACCCGAAGCGGAGCGGTAATGCGTTGCGGTTGTAGCCGAGTTGGGACCTTCGTCTAGCCAGCTCCGTCCGAACTGCATAGATGAGTGGAGTTAGCGAGGCTCCCCTGTCGATCCTAATCCTCCACCGTGCTGtttcgagcgcacccgcttacgcaaattgTACcgagtttcaggtcgttttgacccgactgcaTTTCATATTCCTATCCTCGCCCAGATGACTGCAACGCATACGTCTGAGCTACAACACGAAAAATATCAGCGACGATTACCTCATTTTTCATAGGAATTTATTGCATAGGGATCGGTCGTATACTAGGATcatacgacatgaagtacggtgcagttgcccAAGCCGAtgtgttcgaagcggtgcggtggaggcagcagttggaaccgagatgGGACGGTGGCATACTTCAGCaatggatggtgccagcaagggtttcaccacgctcctagccgctacgctccactgaagGGGCTCaggagaagccgcgtacgcaattgcgtacgtgctccaTGTCATtctgactctactatactGTAGGTAGTGCCACTACTCCCGCTTACAATTAATACGTGTTGAGAATGGGACTTTGCAAATTTCGCCAAAAAGGAGGGAGTATAGCGGCAGTCTTGGACGAGGTGTACATGCTAAGCAACACAaggaaatcattttaaaaaaagcatagtTTATTCGCGGCTTGTCGGAATGAATGCGTTTTTAGTCTAAATGCATGTCACATCTCAAATGGCTCGAGTTCCAAAAACTATGCTCACATTCCATGATAGTGTAGCTCGCCATTAGGTCCAACCCGTTGATTTTGTAGGCGAGTTTTAACGAGGTCAATAGGGAATACACAAGTAACTCCAGCAATACCAGCAAAACCTGCATTCAGGATTCTCGGTAGACCCCTGAAACTCAGTTAATCCTTTatgatgtcaaaaaaaaatgaattggaaaagatagaaatttcttgtttttggtgATGCTGAAAGACACGGCAACACAACAAACAACGCAAAAAAGAAGGCACCCAGTTCGGCTCAAGCGGTTACTGGATCTATCGATCGTTATGGCGATCACATAGAAACGCATAAAGTCCACAAGTTTGCGAATTCTTGCAAAGAAGGCTATTATTGTAGCACCGCTATATTTCCCtgacgttttcttttcgatacgTATTGATTAACAGCCATATCGATCACTACGGCGGAACGTGACTTATTGAGGCCTTATGTTGCCAGAGTACACTACGAGACCGCTTACGAGAACTGCTTTTGATCCGACATCAATTCATTGGCCTGATATGTGTTGGCGCAGTGCCGAACTGCAAAATTCTAACTTTATCTGACAAAGTTGAGTACATTATGAACCTCAATGAGAGAACTGACCTCACCACGAGTTTGGTCAGTAGGATGGTCAGTTAGTAGGGTCAGTAAGATGGCAAATAGCACTTTCGATCCTGCCCCCCAATCTTTTATACACCACAGAACTCTTTTCTTATCAATCTCTATCACTCAATAACAAACTCCTAAACTTCCTCATGTTATGCGCTTTGAAACAACTTAGCAGCCGTAAAAATAAGTCCCTGGAAaacatatatgtatgttttcCAGGGACTTATTttcggctcaaaacgacaagaactatggtgcagttgcgtacgcggcagCAATCGAAGCGGCGCTGTGGACACAGCGATTGGTatgaggtgggaccatagcgaactgcagcgacggATGGTGCAAGCGAGGATTCtaccacgatcctaaccgctacgctccactacTTGATGTAAAGGGGGGTCAAAGCTAAAATACGGTGCTGTTGCGCAGGCGACTGCGGTCGAGGAAGTGTGATGGAACGAGCCATTggggtcgaggtgggacctggATGAGTTCGAGGTGAGCTACCGATAGCTCCACCTCGAACTCATCCGCtcgttccaccgcaccgcttcgagcgcagccacttacgcaactgcaccatgtttcatgtcgtcCTGACCTGACCATACGTATGCCCGCTGCTATGTCTGTCTACCTAGGCGACTGCGACGCATACGCAGCAACTTACACCCTTCACCAGACCCTCGGTGCATTCTGTTCTGCTCACGAATATTGTTTAGATGtttgtcctt
This window of the Necator americanus strain Aroian chromosome III, whole genome shotgun sequence genome carries:
- a CDS encoding hypothetical protein (NECATOR_CHRIII.G9227.T1) — encoded protein: MSDQKQFSGLPRILNAGFAGIAGVTCVFPIDLVKTRLQNQRVGPNGELHYHGIMDCAKQTWKSGGRSVFSKVRALYSGSAVNIALITPEKAIKLVANDFFRYHLGVPGQKKLSTSRGMIAGGLAGALQISVTTPMELLKIQLQDQGRTHEKGARKMTALGVSMQLLRKHGIAGLYKGLGPTFARDVTFSSMYFPLFAYLDSLGPRKKDGSGDAVFWTSFCAGLAAGAFSSFMVTPLDVIKTRIQTIKKGPHDMTCKNMPEAFVKILRKEGPQALFKGAACRVMVIAPLFAIAQTVYYIGVAEKILHQKKAVHV